A genomic window from Pseudomonas alcaligenes includes:
- the rlmF gene encoding 23S rRNA (adenine(1618)-N(6))-methyltransferase RlmF, producing the protein MRQKNPPPRQPKAVVKGQLHPRNRHQGRYDFPRLIESSPELGRFVILNPYGKQSIDFADPEAVRVFNRALLRQLYGIRHWDIPPGYLCPPIPGRADYLHGLADLLAEGNAGVIPRGAGVRVLDVGCGANCIYPLLGHSDYGWRFLGSDIDARALDSARQIVQANGLGEAIELRRQPDDRHIFQGLLAADERFALTLCNPPFHASAAEAASGSTRKWRNLGKLDPRRKLPVLNFGGQSNELWCAGGEAAFLRRMARESAAVAGQVLWFSSLVSKAANLALLKAALQQAGALEVRQVDMAQGNKQSRFVAWTFHEVAARRTWLGACAGANAG; encoded by the coding sequence ATGCGTCAGAAGAACCCGCCGCCGCGCCAGCCCAAGGCAGTCGTCAAGGGCCAGCTGCACCCGCGCAACCGCCACCAGGGTCGCTACGACTTCCCCAGGTTGATCGAGAGCAGCCCGGAGCTGGGCCGCTTCGTCATCCTCAACCCCTATGGCAAGCAGAGCATCGACTTCGCTGACCCCGAGGCGGTGCGGGTGTTCAACCGCGCCCTGCTGCGCCAGCTGTACGGCATCCGCCACTGGGACATCCCGCCGGGCTACCTGTGCCCGCCGATCCCCGGCCGCGCCGACTACCTGCACGGCCTGGCCGACCTGCTGGCCGAGGGCAACGCCGGGGTCATCCCGCGCGGCGCCGGAGTGCGCGTGCTGGATGTGGGCTGCGGGGCCAACTGCATCTACCCGCTGCTCGGCCACAGCGACTACGGCTGGCGCTTCCTCGGCTCGGACATCGACGCGCGGGCACTCGATTCGGCGCGCCAAATCGTGCAGGCCAACGGCCTGGGCGAGGCCATCGAACTGCGCCGGCAGCCCGATGACCGGCACATCTTCCAGGGCCTGCTGGCAGCCGACGAGCGCTTCGCCCTGACCCTGTGCAACCCGCCCTTCCATGCCTCGGCCGCCGAGGCGGCCAGCGGCAGCACGCGCAAGTGGAGGAACCTCGGCAAGCTCGACCCCAGGCGCAAGCTGCCGGTGCTCAACTTCGGCGGGCAGAGCAACGAGCTGTGGTGCGCAGGCGGTGAGGCGGCCTTCCTGCGCCGCATGGCGCGCGAGAGCGCGGCCGTGGCCGGCCAGGTGCTGTGGTTCAGCAGCCTGGTGTCCAAGGCCGCCAACCTGGCGCTGCTGAAGGCGGCGCTGCAACAGGCCGGTGCGCTGGAAGTGCGCCAGGTGGACATGGCCCAGGGCAACAAGCAGAGCCGCTTCGTCGCCTGGACCTTCCACGAGGTCGCCGCCCGTCGCACCTGGCTGGGTGCTTGCGCCGGCGCGAATGCGGGATGA
- a CDS encoding TIGR02450 family Trp-rich protein: MTPGRINPRKLLLSKWTARQPRNREKHFLVTELHCDEEGEVLAVELQAVLTRRSERLDWRLLEDGERWRMGWA; encoded by the coding sequence GTGACGCCGGGCCGGATCAATCCGCGCAAGCTGCTGCTGTCGAAGTGGACGGCGCGCCAGCCGCGCAACCGCGAGAAGCACTTCCTGGTCACCGAGCTGCACTGCGACGAGGAGGGCGAGGTGCTGGCCGTGGAGCTGCAGGCCGTGCTGACCCGGCGCAGCGAGCGCCTGGACTGGCGCCTGCTGGAAGATGGCGAGCGCTGGCGGATGGGCTGGGCCTAG
- a CDS encoding NAD(P)/FAD-dependent oxidoreductase has product MSAPIAIIGTGLAGLSAAQALHAAGLQVELFDKSRGSGGRMASKRSDAGSLDLGAQYFTARDRRFVEVVQQWQARGWVAEWDPQLYHSNQNGLQPSPDEQVRWVGTPRMSAITRALLGALPVHFACRITEVFRGEQHWELLDGEGNSHGPYSAVIVATPAPQATGLLSAAPKLASAAASVIMEPTWAVALAFATPLDTRVEGCFAQGSALDWVARNRSKPGRDGTFDTWVLHASSIWSKQHLDLPKEAVIERLHGAFAELIGCALPEPAVSLAHRWLYARPASAHEWGALADADLGLYACGDWCLSGRVEGAWLSGQEVARRLLEHRQ; this is encoded by the coding sequence ATGAGCGCACCCATCGCCATCATCGGTACCGGCCTGGCGGGCCTCTCCGCCGCGCAGGCGCTGCACGCCGCCGGGCTGCAAGTTGAACTGTTCGACAAGAGCCGCGGCAGCGGCGGGCGCATGGCCAGCAAGCGCAGCGACGCCGGCTCGCTGGACCTCGGCGCCCAGTACTTCACCGCCCGCGACCGCCGCTTCGTCGAAGTGGTGCAGCAGTGGCAGGCGCGCGGCTGGGTCGCCGAGTGGGACCCGCAGCTCTACCACAGCAACCAGAACGGCCTGCAACCCTCGCCGGACGAGCAGGTGCGCTGGGTCGGCACGCCGCGCATGAGCGCCATCACCCGCGCCCTGCTCGGCGCCCTGCCGGTGCATTTCGCCTGCCGCATCACCGAGGTGTTCCGCGGCGAGCAGCACTGGGAGCTGCTGGATGGCGAGGGCAACAGCCACGGCCCCTACAGCGCGGTGATAGTCGCCACCCCGGCGCCGCAGGCCACCGGCCTGCTCAGCGCCGCGCCGAAGCTCGCCAGCGCCGCCGCCAGCGTGATCATGGAGCCGACCTGGGCGGTCGCCCTGGCCTTCGCCACGCCGCTCGATACCCGTGTGGAGGGCTGCTTCGCCCAGGGCAGCGCGCTCGACTGGGTGGCACGCAACCGCAGCAAGCCCGGCCGCGACGGCACCTTCGACACCTGGGTGCTGCACGCCAGCAGCATCTGGAGCAAGCAGCATCTGGACCTACCCAAGGAGGCGGTGATCGAGCGCCTGCACGGCGCCTTCGCCGAGCTGATCGGCTGCGCCCTGCCGGAGCCGGCCGTCAGCCTGGCACACCGCTGGCTCTACGCCCGCCCGGCCAGCGCCCACGAGTGGGGCGCGCTGGCCGACGCCGACCTGGGCCTGTACGCCTGCGGCGACTGGTGCCTGTCCGGCCGTGTGGAAGGCGCCTGGCTGAGCGGCCAGGAAGTGGCGCGGCGGCTGCTGGAACATCGCCAGTGA
- a CDS encoding TIGR01777 family oxidoreductase, which yields MHILLTGGTGLIGRALCRHWLAAGHSLTVWSRRPEQVSQLCGAAVRGIARLEEYGDAPLDAVINLAGAPIADRHWTHKRKALLWASRISLTEQLLAWLEARTQRPRVLISGSAVGWYGDGGERELHESDAPVCEDFAAQLCGAWEETAQRAEALGIRVVLLRTGLVLAPDGGFLKRLLLPFRLGLGGPIGNGRQWMPWIHLQDEIGLIDFLLRREGASGPYNACAPQPVRNRDFARALGRALHSPAILPVPALALKLGLGELSELLLGGQKTLPQRALQDGYAFRFTDIDSALADILKDNA from the coding sequence ATGCACATATTGCTGACCGGCGGTACGGGTCTGATCGGCCGCGCGCTGTGCCGGCACTGGCTGGCCGCGGGCCACAGCCTGACCGTGTGGAGCCGCAGGCCGGAGCAGGTGAGCCAACTCTGTGGCGCAGCGGTGCGTGGCATCGCGCGGCTGGAGGAATATGGCGACGCCCCCCTGGACGCCGTGATCAACCTGGCCGGCGCGCCGATCGCCGACCGCCACTGGACGCACAAGCGCAAGGCCCTGCTGTGGGCCAGCCGGATCAGCCTCACCGAACAGCTGCTGGCCTGGCTGGAGGCGCGCACGCAGCGCCCGCGGGTGCTGATCTCCGGCTCGGCCGTGGGCTGGTATGGCGATGGCGGCGAGCGCGAGCTGCACGAGAGCGATGCGCCGGTCTGTGAGGACTTCGCCGCCCAGCTGTGTGGCGCCTGGGAGGAGACCGCGCAGCGCGCCGAGGCCCTCGGCATCCGCGTGGTGCTGCTGCGCACCGGGCTGGTGCTGGCGCCTGATGGCGGCTTCCTCAAGCGCCTGCTGCTGCCGTTCCGCCTGGGCCTGGGCGGGCCGATCGGCAACGGCCGGCAGTGGATGCCGTGGATTCATCTGCAGGATGAAATTGGCCTGATCGATTTTCTCTTGCGGCGGGAGGGCGCCAGCGGTCCCTATAATGCCTGCGCGCCGCAGCCGGTGCGCAACCGCGACTTCGCCCGCGCCCTGGGCCGGGCCCTGCATAGCCCGGCCATCCTGCCGGTGCCGGCCCTGGCGCTCAAGCTGGGCCTGGGCGAGCTCTCCGAGCTGCTCCTGGGCGGGCAGAAGACCCTGCCGCAGCGCGCCCTGCAGGACGGCTACGCATTCCGCTTCACCGACATCGACTCGGCCCTGGCCGACATCCTCAAGGACAACGCATGA